The Plasmodium cynomolgi strain B DNA, chromosome 5, whole genome shotgun sequence genome segment GTCTCCCCCCTGAATGCTTTCcgaattttggaaaaatattaccCAAAGCGGGGGAACCTATCGCTTTTtttgaaatgcaaaaagggaagaagcaaggGGGAAGGAGGTCCTAAAGTTATCTCCtcttttcgcattttttctttttccctgttGTGACTGCTCATGTCATGTCCACTAATGTGATTTACGATTTACTCCCCTCTTTGGAGTCCACCGGTATGAGCTTAACTGACGGAGTGTGGATGCATATGTAATGAAGCCTACCAACCATAGTAGCActtagaaataaaaacgtcTCTAATTACATGCGGGAGGTGCAGGACGATAATCACCTTAATTGTTGGACCTCTCCTTGTGGAGGGCAGCACCAGGGTGATCTGTATATTCTCTCGGGAAGGTAAACCCTTCTATGCATAATTTCTACAccgcgtatttttttttttgcattgccacctcctccaaaaaaaagtagcgcACTGGGGAAAactcgaaaaagaaaaaacacaaatgaaaTGGCTAGCCTCCTTGAACGTTCGGAGCCAAGCAGCATCGCCAATTcggagcggaaaaaaaaaaaaaaaacggaacaTGAGAGTTGGTCAACGATTCAAGCGGAGTGGAGTAGGAAACAAATCGACAAGCTGCGAATCTGCTGTTACGTACGTAGTATTATACATACTTCACTCGCGCGACATTGCAAACGCGCATACGTACAAATACGCAGGTACACAACATTGCGTAACATTCTGGCGTAATCCATTTTTCCACTGCTCAACGGGTGGGTCAGATATTACTACATAGTGACTCCAACAggatatcaaaaatataaagcgGCGAGTTCCCTCCTCCCGTTTGAAAAACTCTTttttaagaagaagaagaggaaggcgGTACAGGGGACAGAAAACGCGTAGTGTAATCCTCAtccttatcctttttttttttcctacggGCCGAAGAAAACAGAACCATGCCGCTTACTGTGGGGAAGGCAGGTCCCGCCTCGGACTTTCGAAAGTTCATGGAGAAGCGACTGCAAGGTAGTGTGCTGTTGTGGAGTCGCGCCGGTGGGCGGTGGGGCGGCGCGCGAACAGAGGGAaactcaaaatggaaaaaatggaaaaaagaaaaatggaaaaaagaaaaatggaaaaaagaaaaatgggaaaaaagaaaaatagcaaaatggaaaaaagaaaaatagcaaaatagcaaaaaagcggaaaacaaaaaagcggaaaagccAAACAAACTGGCCGAGATGGATGCCAATCTTGCAGCAAACGACGCAACGCCCTCCCAAACACACGCGCCAAAGTGGTCACCCCACTTGTTTATGACCATTTCCTTCACATTCTGCACCCCTCCTTATCCACTTTTTGCAGTGTACCTAAATGGAAACAGACAAATCGTCGGCGTGCTCAGGGGCTACGACACCTTCATGAATTTGGTTCTGGACAACACGGTCGAGataaagaaggaggaacaaaTTGACATCGGCATTGTAGTCATCCGGGGCAACAGCATTTCTTACTGGGAGTGCCTGGACAGGGTTGACATTAAATGAGAGCACTGTTGGGTAGTGCGTGCAGGAGGGGGGGCGAAGGCAATGAGTATGAACGTATAGCTACGCTTGTAAACTGCGTACGCCCGCACAAGTATAGCTATACGTTCATACCCATTGCTTCGCCCCCCCCAAACCCAAGTTGAGCGATCTCATTGTATCTACCAATTCTGTAATTTATTACTCACCTGTGGTGAATCCCCATGATGAGTCGCTTTCCTCGCGACGTGTCTACCCATCCGTCCAgcttattccttttttttgtttaacgtGACTTAGATTTTCCCAtctcttctttattttcaacGCAACTTTATTGTTAATTACCCCCTTTTgaatttttgccttttcattttgcaaaataaaaacgaagcaGTCACACGTAGAAATGTACTCTTCTTccctgcaaaaaaaaaaaaaaaaaaatagctagtagtgtgtgcaaaagtgggaaaaCTTGCCTGACCACCTGAACAggcaaggtgaaaaaaaaaaaaaaaaaaaaaaacggaaggcATAAGTATGTGTATACGAGCAGGGGATTTCCCTTTTATGGAGTTTTATTTCGCGCAGATGGGCTGCCCCTTTGCTTCGCTTTGCGCATATAGGCTGCCcctttgcttcgttttgcgCATATAGgctgtatttttctttctttttcgcggtttcccttttctgcgCTGGGCTGACCTGCTCTCCAACAGTCTCGTCGAAAATGTGTAAGAATTTCGTGCCAACAAAAAGTGAGCGGACAAGTAGGGAGACCCAAAGAGCAACTCGAAAAAGTAATTCTTGTCTTGCAGCATCGGGATGACCAGAAAAAACGTCAGCTCgtgctcctccttctttaAGTGGTGCAAAATGTACACGATTAGTTGGTTAATGAGGTACATATCGAACGGGGGGTTAACTTCGTACGCTCCGCTGCGTAACGGGAACTCAAAGAAGTTCCCCGAGCTCCCGAAAAATGTATCGATGTCTGGGAAGAAGGAGCAGTAGGATGGTAAAACTGAGttgaggggggaggagaagcactCCCGTTTGATTTTCAGTCTTCTCCGCAGCAGGGTCATTACGCGCTTCGGCACGCAGCTCTTCCGAGGGGggcaagggggaaaaacagaGGGGGTgcgtgtgcatgtatgtgtttatgtacgtatgtgtgcacgcatgtatgtatacgtTTATGTGAACGTGCTGGGAGCGGGGGGAGGGCGAACACACGCAGGCCGCCATCACCGCATGCCCCATTCCGCTATAACCCTCACCCGACGTACCTGCAGCCCCGAGTGACGGACATTTCCAACCAACGTGTGGTATCGCatgatgaggaagaggaCCAGAAAGTGGAAGTAACGCACGAAAATGTTCTTTCGGTTTTTTATGAGCATCCCGATTTGCTTATAAAAACAGTCGTGAGTTGTTGCGTCTTCCGCGGGGGGTCCAGGGATGGCACAAAAAGAATGATACGTATATGATGCGTCTTCGGCGGGGATGGTGCCAGAATTGGAAACCCTACCCAGAACCAAGTATCTACCCAAGCATCCGGTGCAGACGCAAAACACACGGTTGAGGAGGAACGAAAACACGAGCGGATTtttcgtataaaaaaaaaagcagtacCTATAAAATAGTAGGCATAAATTTACgcactttattttatatgcccTCCTTGTCTTGTAGTCCTTTTCGTGaacgaaataatttttcccattaaaTCGGTAGTATACATGTGGAGAATCGTCCGagtttctctccccccctttggatcttaaattaaaaataacgaCATCGTTTTTCCTCTGAATGTAGAAGCAGTCTCCTTCCCAGTGTTCATACATATCGCAGTTTTGAATCGGTACGCTTTTAAGCAACGTGCGTATGTATGGACGGATATTCCTCCTGCGCTGtctttttgtgtttattttgCCGCTTTCCGATCTACTTATCATTTGGGAAAGTATGTTGCTGCTTCTATGGAGAGAGAGGTTGGCTCCTCTGCTCACGTGGGTGGTGACCCCTTGGGGGGTGGTTCCACCAAAGGTATGCACATCCATCTCGTTGGCCAGTCTGTACACCAGCAGAATCAGCCATACGTTTAAGTTCTTCACACTGTCTTGAAGATACGAGGTGGTCCTCCTTAACCTCCTATTTGCGATTGCACTGCTTCCACTGCGTGTACATAGGAGGTGCACCACTCGATCGAACTTACATGCGAGGTAATCCTCAACATCCTCAACATGGTTACAATAACGCCCCCCCTGgtattttttggagaaatgTCGGCTCATACATGTAGTGGATGTCACTCTGCGTGTCTGCCTAGCTGACGCTTCTCTTCCTTTACGACTCATGCACTTTGGTGATATTCCCCCCCTTCGAAGCGTAAGGTGCGACTGAACCatgcacaaataaaaatacatgttCACACGAACGATGCTTTCTCTATATAAGGCACTCAATAAGGgacgcaaaaatattttcaaattttctaaaaaCGTTTTCCCTTCAGTGTAGAAGTACTCATGTGAACGGTTGGCCTGGTGGACCTCTCCTTGTTCGTTTTCCAACTGGTTGGATAC includes the following:
- a CDS encoding small nuclear ribonucleoprotein G (putative), whose translation is MPLTVGKAGPASDFRKFMEKRLQVYLNGNRQIVGVLRGYDTFMNLVLDNTVEIKKEEQIDIGIVVIRGNSISYWECLDRVDIK